GTAAAATCTTGACATTATATAAGCAACATAATTGTACAACATTTATTCTGCATATGTTTTCAGTGTCTAGGTAAAGATTTTTATTACCAAAATGAACAGTcaatgaattgaaaaaaaaaacattctgcaGAGGAAATCCTTTATATCTAAATATTAATGTCTACTTGTGCccatatcaaactgaaataacttttatattaaaaggtaTGTCCAAATGCAATTTGTAAATTTCTCTTGTGATACAATGTCAGTGTTGAGCTAGACATGCCCAAAAATAACTGGGCATCCATACAATAAATTAAGAAACGAAAAAAGGTCAATGTCTCAATAAAATAGTCAATACTATTGCCCAAAGTCAAAGGTCAGATGGCTGCCAGGCAATTCATTAAGTTTTGACTAATGGCCGTTAAGCCATTCATTAACTTTTTTATATGTATagaaacaaattttcatatcGTTTCCTTCAAGATTTGACTTCAGCCCAGAAAAATTTAGTATTGAACTATACAGCAGTCAGCAGTTATCTTGTTTGTTTGGGTTCAATTTTGTGGATCAACTATACCACAAAATCCATAATTTCACAGAAAGATGAGGCTTAATTTTAGTGACAAGTGTtctaaaaaatcaattttaatttGCAATCAAGCATTTTGTCTATTTAAACAGAATACGAAATCTCTATAACTGACATTAAACCTTTTTGATATAGCTTCCCTGTTTACTAAgtttatatataagaaatagAAATGCTTTAGTATCCATCTTTTTTGCAAATCATCATTAAATGATTCATTTTGATACTTTCTgtctgttaattatttttcaatttactttTCTGTTTGCTTCTTCAAAACATACAGCTAAAGACCTGATATTTACAAACCTGGAATGTATATGGTAGTATCTACATAATGTGTACTGTATGAAGGACTGCGTATCCCTGCATATTACTACATTATCACAatgactttaaaaatatacaaaattttacaaaatgttcttaGAACAAAAGATTTGATactatatttttcttaaaagaaaactATCCTAGCgtaaagaaattaaacaattataaGAGGTGCTGATTTGTACtttaaatttgaatgattttaacGAAACTTAAGTAAATGAACAATGTGAAGTCCTTAATCACCATCATTTAATAAACCACTGATGAAGTCTAACTAAGTCATTCTCAATAATGCATTGAGCTGAAATataaagaactttaaaaagagaaaataaaattcaaaacgaATGTCAGCATACCAAAATTTTCAACATCTAATAGAACAGCCAAAAATACCCGCCCATGTTCAATTGCAATTCACCTTCCGATAATACCGTtcctgtattttatttaaatattgcaGGAAAAAGCAGTCATGTCCACTCAGTTTGGACCTTTACCATCAGAGAAACTATATTTACAAACATGTAGCTATGAGTTAATTATAAGTTTGAAATTTTGGTgaccaattttgaaagaatttttcgaACAATGCCATTTGGTAACTGGCTAGAGATTTGCTTTGCATGAAGTCTCAGAATGATCAACTAATATCaatttagtcttttttttttcagtttaaatatgcagcattgaaatataattttatgaataattttaaactgttaaaattcagtaaatataaaataacCTGATCACATAAAAAAGAAACTCAAATGTTAAAATTCCACTCTATGACCAGTTCAAAATTGGTCATGTATTGATGTACTTCATATTAATgttttatggggttttttttatgtattaaatattttcttcctTCCGAATCTGGAAGACCGCAGTTATTGcatatattctttttcttttttcgaaaCAGTTTGGTTAGTTCTTCAGGCTCATCTGTTTGTGAAGGATTTAAGTCAAAGTCACTGTTATTTTAAATCAGCACTTTCCTCGCCAACAGCAGTACTGAAAAACAAAGGGAAATCACTGGAACAACTTTTCCAAACAAACTGTTTGCGGAGTTACATCCATTCCAATCATTACAAAAACAGTACATCATGTTTGAATCTGTAGTTTGTGTTGGGTTCCAGAAATCATTCTTGCGTGAAGGTTCGCAGTAACCATGGCGACGTAGAACAGGCATCCTGAGCCGATGGAAGGCTGATTTCATCAGATTGTTCTCACATTCTCTAATAATCTTCTCCTCACCTGAAATAACAGACAGTTTCTTGTAATGTTTCAATATCATGATGAATTAGttcagttttatttcagttttaattaaaatgtagaACAATTTACCATCAATCTTTATTTAATAGTATTTAGTTCCCTCATATCAAGGACTTTAAGTAAACTCAAGTCCTTTACAACACTACagtaaagaaaatgaagacaGAGTACACAACTATTAAAAAGTATTATTTAACTTGAAGGCCCTATATCAGAAAAGATAAGATATATAATATTAACAACGTTATGTTATATGAAATTCTTAGAAAGGTACGTATTAAACATATTGCTATGTCAGTTACAAATAGGCAGAAATAGCGtctattgatttatttttttagtttaaacatattttatttcaaacatatgtgcatattacaatttacaatttacaatattgttatcatacatgctgaaaaaggattagatccgaaagctaagcttataaaggtcttctcctaaatttatttttttcatatgtacaATAAAACAATGATCACTCAATGTCCTAAGGAGATGAGCATAATGCTTGAGATATCTGAGATTAAATGGAGCGATCAAAACATATAAAGAAAACATCAGGGGACCACATCAAAAGTTTGAGCAAGCCCTGGTACTCAAATTATTGGTGCTTATAAACAAGTGATTTTCTCTGTATACAAAATAACTAAGACACCTTTGAAAACATTTCTGCATGATGATGTATGAATAATATAATGTTTATTAAACCAGAAGTCGCTCACCTGACCCTGACCTTTTGACcatgaatatatgtatgacacactaaaaaacataaaacaggtcatgtgcccccatttgaataaatatgTAAAAGGACCTTACAATGCCACCaaccaaattaaatgaaaatcagtAGTACCTAGCAGTTCATGGGGAAAAAATCCTTTATAGATATTTAAGtgacgcccccccccccctccccccaccccaccattTGAATCAATATAACAGAGGACCTTATAAAAACAAGacctgtctgatgacagcgcgctcgacttttctcagttctttactctgaattagagctttgccagtaaaaactttaaccaaaaaattctaagttaaaaagaggcataactctgtcaaaattcaaatcagtgttatggggattgttcctcctggtgcagactttgatagtaaatatttagttcaagtttcaagtctaaagttttgatagtaacagaaatatttgactttatcaaatactTTAACCGAAagattccaagttaaaaaggggcataactctgtcaaaattcaaatcagtgttatggggattgttcctcctggtgtagactttgatagtaaataatcatcataagtttcaagtcaaaagctttaatagtaacagagatatttgactttatcaaaaactttaaccaacggcgacgctggggcgagtgtaatagctctattttttctttgaaaagttgagctaacaagagcaaactgtaagacagccaatgctctaCTATTcgaactgttgtcccagaagcgggaatattaccctaaaggttaaaatatatgtcagagttatgggacttgatgctatgacttAGATTTATAAACTCAAAGAAATGTTTGAAGCTTTGGTTccatatttgcattagtttttgagatagatacttgcatgaaaaactttaaccgggattttctaagtccaaaagggggcataatttggccaaattttcaaacaaatatatatatcagagttaagagttatgggacttgatgctatcacctagttttagcCCCGAAGACACATATggagtttcaaatcaatatctgcattagttttggagatagtaacctccatgcaaaactttaacccggaTTTTCTAtctagtccaaaagggggcataatttggccaaaatacatgtcagagttattggacttgacccaatgaggctggttattgacctagaaaaagaaaaattaagtttcaaggCTATATGTCTTTAAATTATAGCTATAcggacttgcatgcaaaactttaaccaaggtgtgatgccgatgccagggtgagtagtatATAGCTTGGACTATTCTTCTAATAGTCAAGCTAATACTACGTACAGCCAAAGTTGATGAAGATCGATGGATCCAACATGCACTTCTGAGAAGTTGtttgaaggtatttctatttttagctctagtggctcaGAGAAAGGGCTATGTGTCCCCATCTGAAGAGAGAACCTTAAATAATGATTATAGACCAAatgtgatgaagatccatcaaacatTTCAGGAGAAGACATTGTTTATAAagatttctattttttagctctcGTGGCTTCTAAGAGGGGCAGTGTGCCCCATCTGAACTAACTTGGGAGAAGatcttgccaggatgctacagaccaagcgtAGTGATtgtaattctgaccagttgtTAAGTTTCAGACGAGGAGATGTTTGCCTAAAAGGGCCTGAAATCATCATTACAAACATAATGTCTATCtgaaatcaaatttttttattgAGGAGGGCTGAGAACTTCATTCACACCGGAAttctaaaaagggggcataattcatgaatacCTGTACTAGATTTAAGGTCCTAATATTATATGATGTTGATTTAATTAATTCATTTAACATTGGAGCAAGAGTTTATAATGgcccttgtgtaatatgatgatGAGGAAGCATGAAGCAAATCCATCTCATAAATAAGATTGACAGACTGGCATCAATTTAAACCTTAACAAAGATGCAGACAACAACACACGGCGAGTACCTCAGTCCTGGTAGTTCTGCATGTGTATGGTCAAGCTAAGAACAGTATCGAGAAGCAAAATTAATAGAAATACTGAAAGAGGATCGAAGGAGCATAAACTGTTTCCTTTTTCTTCTGAAGATGGCTGTCTCTTACCATTAGGCCAAGCCTTATGTTAGGTTTGATAATAACAAGGGCAGTATGTAACAAGATACAGTAAAACTGAGATTCATGCCACTAATCCATATTTATAACAAAGGTCTCCTTAATTTTCTTATTGTCAAGCtaaaaaactaaaaactaaataTTTGTGTTACTGAACCAATATTAccaataaaatttgtgaaaagaataaagatcctttggaagcattgaacaCAGCCAAGAAGAAAATATAGCAGATAATCACAGAATTTTGAACTTCACTGaagaaagtttattttaaatgttgtacTGATAAATGAATTTTAAGTCACATCAGTAAGTAAACTAtgataaattaacttttttttgtattttctggttTACGTCTGAAGTTCCTGAAAAATTTAGcactaaaatctaaaatttaagACAAGGCTATAGCAATAATGATGTAAGCAAACAACTGATAGTTACCATCTTCTTTTGTTATGACTTTTACGCAAAATTTTGAGTCACCACAGTCCCTCCATGGAAACATTCTCCATACAACACCATCAGCTCCGCAACCTCCCATTGCACTGAAACATCGATGGCACATGATAGCCTCCCCTGAAAACAAGCAAAAATTGATCACTAGACTTGTAAACCATTGACCACTACACATATAAACCATCTGGCTCAATACTAAAGACTTAAAGAATTGTACTAGTAActccttgcttggcactcaggaTTTAACCGGTAGAACCAAGAGGTAAATAATCACAGGTAAATATCTGTTGCTGGATTTTTAGTTTGTcacacaagagctttgtagctcatgTTACCTGTTGATTGTATGCGAATTCAATTAAAGCTTACATTGATCTTAAAaccatttataatatattattctaaaataaaCTGATTCTAGGACATTTAGCAATGATGTTAGTATATAACGCCATATTAGCAACAAACTTCAAACAATTAATCCATATACACAAAATACAGTACTTAAAAGCACATTTATATTGAACAGGGCTTTTCATCTCTATATAacagaggccgatattcggccacttcccaattgaaaataaggtcattttttcccaactgtggcagtgTGTCCTTTATTTACATACCCCTTTTGCAGAAGGAAAAAAGGCcctgtttcaataaaatgctCTTTTCCCAAAATGAGCGGTTATAGCATATGAATTTCCAAAATTGAAAGGCcagggcctcttcccaatttcctgatgaaaagccctgttGAATACCTGACCTCTAGACTCcagtctagaggtctggtaactGCCCCCTATAGCCACTTCCATTATATTTGGACCATAGGTCTACCTGTACCATGTGGCTGGACATATGGCCGCCGTGTTGACAACCCGCTGTGATTTGAccgatatatataatataggtgATATTTCtgctatttgaaatatttcattacatcaaTCATAGTCAATAAATAACCTACAACCTTCTATATATTTCAACGattctttaaaaatttcattttgtctctgataataaaaaaagtaatctCACGCCATTTTGTCAACTAACAAAAGTGGATTGAGCCCAGTTAAGTTATGAAAACGACCACACGTGCCTGGAACCTAGCTCTTTCTTCCTGTAATGCAGCTTTTGTCGTTTTCATTGCCAAACCAGATTCAATCCACTTCTGGTGGGTGAAAAAATGGCATGAGAACTTATTATTACAACCAAGTTTTTTATGATCATCGggaattttgaatattttaaagaagcaagTTTAAGTTTTTTGATGGCTATATTTGCGAAGAACTTCAAATAGGAGAAATAATGGTCAAATCATAGCAAATAGTCATGGCAGTATTTATCTCCAGCCGCAGAGTATAGATCTGTGATCTGGACATGTTGGCAATTCATGAACAACTCTTATCACTCCAGTTATTTTACTCCAACATAGATTTTTGGATATGTTGTGAAAAttaacagcataaaatatattcattatgaGTCATGTATAAACATGGCCGACTTCCTCAAATATTTGAATTCTATTTA
This Mercenaria mercenaria strain notata chromosome 17, MADL_Memer_1, whole genome shotgun sequence DNA region includes the following protein-coding sequences:
- the LOC123536126 gene encoding uncharacterized protein LOC123536126; amino-acid sequence: MWVKLVIISVVLSALLKYGEAIMCHRCFSAMGGCGADGVVWRMFPWRDCGDSKFCVKVITKEDGEEKIIRECENNLMKSAFHRLRMPVLRRHGYCEPSRKNDFWNPTQTTDSNMMYCFCNDWNGCNSANSLFGKVVPVISLCFSVLLLARKVLI